A single region of the Marinobacter nanhaiticus D15-8W genome encodes:
- a CDS encoding IscS subfamily cysteine desulfurase, with the protein MKKPVYLDYAATTPVDPRVATRLVEHLTLDGVFGNPASRSHGYGWQAEAAVEGARRQVADLIGCDPREIVWTSGATESDNLAIKGVVSRFPGGHVITSEIEHKAVLDTCAWLETQGMRVTYLAPDVHGQITVEQVASALEEDTCLVSLMWVNNELGVITDVPAIGGLLREKGVLFHVDAAQAAGKLPIDLSRVQVDLLSLSAHKVYGPKGIGALYVRRDPSVRIDAQIHGGGHERGMRSGTLATHQIVGMGEAFRIAGEEIEEERERLFGLRERFLGAVLAIDGVFLNGHAELTAPGIVNLSFEGVDGESLMLGLRELAVSSGSACASASLEPSYVLRALGVSDELAHSALRFSFGRFTTEEEVDFAASEIATVLERLRELNRSRSGVR; encoded by the coding sequence ATGAAAAAACCAGTCTATCTCGATTATGCCGCAACAACGCCCGTCGACCCGCGTGTCGCAACTCGCCTGGTCGAGCACCTGACATTGGACGGCGTTTTCGGCAATCCGGCCTCGCGATCTCACGGTTATGGCTGGCAGGCAGAAGCGGCGGTCGAGGGTGCTCGGCGCCAGGTGGCCGACCTGATCGGCTGCGACCCGCGGGAGATCGTCTGGACGTCCGGCGCGACCGAGTCGGACAACCTGGCAATCAAGGGCGTGGTCTCACGGTTTCCCGGGGGGCACGTCATTACATCTGAAATCGAGCACAAGGCCGTGCTCGACACCTGCGCCTGGCTCGAAACCCAAGGCATGCGGGTGACCTACCTTGCGCCGGACGTTCACGGACAGATTACCGTAGAGCAGGTAGCATCTGCCCTTGAGGAAGATACCTGTCTTGTCAGTCTGATGTGGGTGAACAATGAGCTGGGTGTCATCACCGACGTCCCCGCAATAGGCGGGTTGTTGCGTGAGAAGGGTGTCCTGTTTCACGTAGACGCGGCCCAGGCGGCCGGCAAGCTACCCATCGACCTGTCTCGGGTGCAGGTGGATCTGCTTTCGCTCTCGGCGCACAAGGTTTATGGTCCCAAGGGTATTGGAGCGCTCTATGTGCGTCGAGATCCCAGTGTACGAATTGATGCGCAGATCCACGGAGGTGGACATGAGCGTGGTATGCGTTCCGGTACCCTCGCCACCCATCAGATTGTCGGTATGGGCGAGGCGTTCCGGATCGCTGGCGAAGAAATCGAGGAAGAGCGCGAACGTCTGTTTGGGTTACGTGAACGCTTTCTGGGCGCGGTCCTCGCCATCGACGGTGTGTTCCTCAATGGTCATGCGGAACTCACCGCACCTGGTATTGTCAATTTGAGCTTTGAAGGCGTGGACGGCGAGTCGTTGATGCTGGGGCTGCGTGAATTGGCGGTATCTTCCGGCTCGGCCTGCGCATCGGCCTCTCTGGAACCCTCTTATGTGCTCAGGGCGTTGGGCGTCAGCGACGAACTGGCTCACAGTGCGCTGCGTTTCTCCTTCGGCCGGTTTACCACCGAAGAGGAAGTGGACTTCGCCGCGTCCGAGATCGCCACTGTGCTGGAGCGCCTTCGGGAGCTGAATCGGTCCCGTTCCGGGGTCAGGTAG